The following coding sequences are from one Granulicella sp. L56 window:
- a CDS encoding VirB4 family type IV secretion system protein → MTRANTEQAKFVPWFAKAGAACSIVPIARFIGPSIFALKGGGYGCLFALTGIDEEGLTDQELESRVRSIEGALRGLPEGSCLYQYTRVMSGYKLPRQQNYSNPVTQVFVDDRLGFLAKTAAFRRVDLHWCLTLEPPKLKAFDRKPQENSADTSRMLVELQKAATILEGHLGGLLGLRPLDKNSTFRFFSYLFNLEEWASQAQLRDDKGVDRQIVSNPVAWHSDHLRVGKRYVQMYSLKTTPEASRPCLFSGLLSLDCDSVLCSTWRPKSTTAARSEIDAQEKFISFFKVGVLTRVMSGRDTASLETGAGAKAANSSVDDLSLVIRELDKKAQGEYSLRLLLAANSAEQLRDAAPAVHRIFVDARAQVIEETLGNLCAFYAMFPGNGKFNVFPMWLSEEHHARLSSVFAPHIGHPHSEDLDSEYLNVFETRTRTPFFQDVYVDGVRVSLIIGPTGSGKSVIGNATVAMEQKYGGFTYIFDIGGSYESVVELYGGRVDRIGKDGPRVALFSLEPTESNIKFLYSFIKLLLTNGGAELEPEDDDVIHKAVQDIYLLDPENRRLSNLFLPKKLDRYLSKWVGRGVYSAIFDNVEDSLSLSRVQCFDFQGVNNAQYADLIEPLMVWLLRRINDVLYDPASLGVPKHILIGEIFSSMKNRQLLEGALASIKTVRKNLGGVTMIGQSAEDLGENADSIVNSCTSFLFLKDATFNRKRYAELFKMTEQQLALFESLQDREALYMRRDGLTKVVRLNLDGRSYATFSTKPKDRVRRSKLIAKYGLTEGITRFAQGESA, encoded by the coding sequence ATGACCCGCGCAAATACTGAGCAAGCCAAATTCGTTCCGTGGTTCGCCAAGGCCGGAGCCGCGTGCAGCATCGTTCCGATTGCACGCTTCATCGGCCCCAGCATCTTCGCCTTGAAAGGCGGCGGCTACGGATGCCTGTTTGCTCTCACCGGAATTGATGAAGAAGGATTGACCGACCAGGAACTTGAATCGCGGGTGCGCTCGATTGAAGGCGCATTGCGCGGCCTTCCCGAAGGTTCGTGCCTGTATCAGTACACCCGCGTCATGTCCGGCTATAAACTGCCGCGCCAACAGAACTATAGCAATCCTGTGACACAGGTATTCGTGGATGACCGTCTCGGCTTCCTTGCCAAGACCGCCGCCTTTCGGCGCGTTGATCTTCACTGGTGCCTCACGTTGGAGCCGCCCAAGCTGAAAGCATTCGACCGCAAGCCACAGGAGAACTCCGCCGACACATCGCGGATGCTGGTGGAACTTCAGAAGGCGGCAACAATTCTGGAAGGACATCTCGGCGGTTTGTTAGGACTCCGACCGCTGGATAAAAACAGCACATTCCGGTTCTTTTCGTATTTGTTCAACCTTGAAGAGTGGGCTTCGCAGGCGCAGCTCCGCGACGATAAGGGGGTAGACCGGCAGATCGTTAGCAATCCCGTCGCATGGCATAGCGATCATCTGCGCGTGGGCAAACGGTACGTGCAGATGTACTCCCTCAAGACGACGCCGGAGGCGTCGAGACCGTGCCTCTTCTCCGGCCTGCTATCACTGGACTGCGATAGCGTGCTGTGTTCGACATGGCGGCCCAAGTCCACCACTGCGGCCCGCAGCGAGATCGACGCGCAGGAGAAGTTCATCTCGTTTTTCAAAGTCGGTGTGCTGACCCGCGTGATGAGCGGGCGCGACACGGCTTCACTGGAAACAGGCGCAGGCGCGAAAGCCGCCAACAGCAGCGTCGATGACTTGAGCCTTGTCATCCGCGAACTGGATAAGAAAGCTCAGGGCGAATACTCACTCCGCTTGCTGCTCGCCGCCAACAGTGCGGAGCAGCTACGCGATGCCGCGCCCGCCGTGCATCGGATCTTCGTCGATGCGCGGGCGCAGGTGATCGAAGAGACGCTTGGCAATCTCTGTGCCTTCTATGCCATGTTCCCCGGCAATGGAAAGTTCAATGTCTTCCCAATGTGGCTCAGTGAAGAACACCACGCGCGTTTGTCCTCTGTGTTTGCGCCGCACATCGGCCACCCGCATTCCGAAGACCTGGATTCCGAATACCTCAACGTCTTCGAGACACGCACGCGGACGCCATTCTTTCAGGACGTGTATGTGGATGGTGTGCGTGTCTCGCTCATCATCGGTCCCACAGGTTCAGGCAAAAGCGTCATCGGTAATGCGACCGTTGCGATGGAGCAAAAATACGGCGGATTCACTTACATCTTCGACATCGGCGGCAGCTATGAAAGCGTAGTCGAATTGTATGGCGGTCGCGTTGACCGCATCGGCAAAGATGGCCCTCGCGTTGCGTTGTTCTCTCTGGAGCCGACCGAGAGCAATATCAAGTTCCTGTATTCGTTCATCAAGCTACTGCTGACTAACGGTGGCGCGGAACTGGAGCCGGAAGACGACGATGTGATCCACAAGGCCGTGCAGGACATTTACCTGCTCGACCCGGAAAACCGCCGCCTGTCCAATCTTTTCCTTCCCAAGAAGCTCGACCGCTATCTCTCGAAATGGGTTGGGCGAGGTGTGTACAGCGCCATTTTCGACAACGTAGAAGACAGCCTCTCGCTCTCGCGTGTGCAGTGCTTCGACTTCCAGGGCGTCAATAACGCGCAGTATGCCGACCTGATTGAACCGCTGATGGTATGGCTGCTACGGCGCATCAACGATGTGCTCTACGACCCCGCCAGTCTTGGCGTTCCCAAGCACATTTTGATCGGAGAAATTTTCTCTTCAATGAAGAATCGTCAGTTGCTCGAAGGCGCTCTTGCGTCCATCAAGACCGTCCGCAAGAATCTTGGCGGCGTCACGATGATTGGGCAGTCGGCAGAGGATTTGGGAGAGAACGCCGATTCCATCGTGAACTCCTGCACGTCGTTCTTGTTTTTGAAGGATGCGACCTTCAACCGCAAGCGGTATGCCGAGTTGTTCAAGATGACAGAACAGCAGCTCGCTCTCTTTGAGAGCTTGCAGGACCGCGAGGCGCTGTACATGCGCCGCGACGGACTCACCAAAGTTGTTCGCCTGAATCTCGACGGACGCAGCTATGCGACATTCTCCACCAAACCCAAAGACCGGGTACGCCGGTCGAAGCTGATTGCCAAGTACGGACTCACCGAGGGCATCACGCGGTTCGCCCAGGGCGAGTCTGCATAA
- a CDS encoding VirB3 family type IV secretion system protein, with protein MAKRGEPLPINQALNRPRAKLGLDLSAWMAIVFVCVTVFLVGFRLLAMVAFPTLAVSAWLIVRKHPKMFQLWGLSLNQKSYYDPRKY; from the coding sequence ATGGCCAAGCGGGGAGAGCCGTTACCGATCAATCAGGCGCTTAATAGGCCACGAGCCAAGCTCGGATTGGACCTCAGCGCATGGATGGCGATTGTTTTCGTCTGCGTAACGGTTTTCCTCGTTGGGTTTCGCCTGCTGGCGATGGTTGCCTTTCCCACGCTTGCCGTGAGTGCATGGCTCATCGTTCGCAAACACCCGAAGATGTTTCAACTGTGGGGCCTAAGCCTCAACCAGAAGTCCTATTATGACCCGCGCAAATACTGA
- a CDS encoding YhcG family protein yields the protein MKKNSKTLAKNARATPPSPRVVDFDEVTFAEISKLISASRERALQSVNTVLIDLYWKVGEHISRKIAAAEWGDGVVLQLAQYIARTQPGLRGFTRDNLFRMKQFYETYCGEAIVGALARQLPWTHNLIILGRSKRPEEREFYLRMAVQERWSSRQLERQFNAAFFERAVLSPVKVSPSVTETHPEAQDVFKDAYVVEFLGLPQEHTENELHRGLLVRMKEFLLELGRDFCFIGSEFPVQVGTRDFALDLLFFHRGLNCLVAFELKVTEFEPEYLGKLSFYLEALDRDIRKEHERPSIGVLLCASKSDEVVEYALSRTLSPALIAEYQTQLPDKNLLQRKLHEFYMENTHKEAQVDEWLRETEAPAYDASSRDPSRNVSVGKVRSSLFKANKKAVTKKR from the coding sequence ATGAAGAAGAACTCCAAGACACTGGCAAAGAACGCTAGGGCCACACCGCCGAGCCCCAGGGTGGTCGACTTCGATGAAGTCACGTTCGCTGAGATTTCCAAGCTGATCTCTGCCTCACGCGAACGTGCCCTCCAGTCGGTGAACACGGTTCTGATTGACCTCTACTGGAAGGTTGGCGAACACATCAGCCGCAAGATCGCTGCCGCGGAGTGGGGCGATGGCGTCGTATTGCAACTCGCACAATACATCGCTCGGACACAGCCAGGCTTGCGCGGGTTTACGCGCGATAACCTTTTCAGAATGAAGCAGTTTTACGAGACATATTGTGGTGAGGCAATTGTCGGGGCACTGGCCCGACAATTGCCGTGGACTCACAATTTGATCATCCTCGGGCGGAGCAAGCGGCCCGAGGAACGCGAGTTCTATCTTCGGATGGCAGTACAAGAACGATGGTCGAGCCGTCAGTTGGAACGGCAATTCAACGCAGCTTTCTTCGAACGAGCGGTGCTCTCGCCTGTAAAGGTCTCGCCCTCTGTCACAGAAACGCACCCGGAAGCGCAGGACGTTTTCAAGGATGCCTATGTTGTCGAGTTCCTTGGCTTGCCACAGGAACATACTGAGAACGAACTCCACCGTGGCTTACTTGTCCGGATGAAAGAATTTTTGTTGGAGCTTGGCCGTGACTTTTGCTTTATCGGTTCCGAGTTTCCGGTACAGGTCGGTACGCGCGACTTTGCATTGGACCTGCTTTTCTTTCATCGCGGTCTCAATTGCTTGGTAGCCTTTGAACTCAAGGTGACTGAGTTTGAGCCGGAATACCTCGGCAAGCTGAGCTTCTACCTGGAAGCGCTGGACCGCGATATACGCAAAGAGCACGAGCGTCCTTCCATCGGCGTCCTGCTCTGCGCCAGTAAGAGTGATGAAGTCGTCGAATATGCGCTCAGTCGCACCCTCTCCCCAGCCCTGATCGCCGAGTACCAGACACAGCTTCCTGATAAGAACCTGCTGCAGAGAAAACTACATGAGTTTTATATGGAGAACACCCACAAGGAAGCGCAGGTGGACGAATGGCTACGAGAAACGGAAGCTCCTGCCTACGACGCAAGCTCCAGAGACCCATCTCGCAATGTGTCTGTAGGCAAGGTGCGCTCTTCCCTCTTCAAGGCAAATAAAAAAGCGGTCACAAAGAAGCGCTAA
- a CDS encoding DUF4062 domain-containing protein, with the protein MTPFLSSTFIDLVPERKAVLEVLRKKRMPPLAMEDFVASARTPADTALKYLRKSDLMLLVIGFKAGSLLPDGSGATYTSAEYDEVLKMGKTPLVFVKQKKKKGQRNASWHNEETNPIKKKALDDFKAHVGEQFTWVYFTTPESLALAVVLALEDWESEGRPGGRTTFASTSDYFAGKNPTGHFQILDFGTTLLGREEQISALNDFAADPTQRVCILSGKGGIGKSKLLFDWANSRPKEVIFLKDEPLWLGDSEKEIPADCQFVIVDDAHRQPDFGKTLQLLQDTTANKNLKLIVSTRPGSKEGLVQQINKKINTSKILRLPDLEDLTKDQSRALAEQVLGDEFGNYAEHLAVIGSNSPLVIVAGGRLIASRKIDPSTLTTLQEFRSTIFGSLLDEMELNGPKFTIDPPRPVLDLIAALGPIDVEKPEFREAAEKMLDRRIDEIFSTIDVLVTVGVITPRSKPTRVIPDVLSDFLLEARCLDSRGRSTRYADQVYEAFGGPFLKSLMRNLSELDWRRGQVADASLNLLGEIWTDIHHRFRSGDEYARHSILTDLSGAAIYQPDHVIGLVRTAIANPIKIDPTSEGSHYRVGQDYVLSVLPGLLEATAYHVNWTTESIDTLWELALRHGGDAESATGAKGVLKRLSSWHRFGNPSFNFAMLLQAIRLTRRADAFKTAYTPFAIIRQILEKDGEFNEWQDEMTMSFGGFGLNYAAVGPVRENAIDFLESVLEEDGRPAVLAVDILEHLLHNYLNRMGRPSTEHENEWQGNERQRCLQVLIGRYERTASPQLRAAIFDALRSATAVNCPESIRQAASEALATIAVNDEVAVIDAIRTAEHELPVLSTDFSHLGWEESITKLMEKGRASLERLIASTGSQARFTIDQTRACLELQMTTGGFHRFMFAFADRPEFLSEMADQLITHPHLDEMVGQLSSVMGSIHASDPAAFRQRALSALEAGAVHVIHASANNLRVFADATEQDIAVIQAYGGYPDPVTKRGAIHAIAYMGKFTELRQSLKEAALSIHAEGDKFIATDLVDAFGIYGVPLTSLTREEAAAVVMEFLPVEDWDHDQAAIPRFLSVFVNLFPDETYDLLLKRIETSIQSRVAGRSRYRTFDLVRGSISFGGVPAEKRAQLAKDCIDRVMASESVEELAELYWAVAGYDTAAYDQVLVAASNTTDQGVHNLVVLIDKAIPNFIFINPGFAKDLVRSFIGERRQLIVDALANQVTHLGSGVYAGSTEDFMQNRRKRIKDGVAAFPEEPGFEDLMRALRRFV; encoded by the coding sequence GTGACGCCTTTTCTTAGTTCGACCTTTATCGACCTGGTCCCCGAGCGCAAAGCGGTCCTCGAGGTGCTTCGCAAGAAGCGCATGCCTCCGTTAGCGATGGAAGATTTTGTAGCCTCCGCAAGGACACCTGCCGACACCGCCCTGAAATACCTACGCAAGTCCGATCTGATGCTGCTCGTGATCGGCTTCAAGGCAGGAAGCCTTCTCCCCGACGGCTCTGGAGCTACCTACACGTCTGCTGAATACGACGAGGTGCTGAAAATGGGAAAGACACCGCTCGTGTTTGTGAAGCAGAAAAAGAAGAAGGGACAACGAAACGCCTCCTGGCACAACGAGGAAACCAATCCGATAAAGAAGAAGGCTCTCGACGACTTCAAAGCCCATGTTGGAGAGCAGTTCACATGGGTCTACTTCACTACGCCGGAGAGCCTTGCCCTGGCTGTCGTTCTGGCACTTGAAGATTGGGAATCTGAAGGCAGGCCTGGAGGCAGAACCACATTCGCCTCGACCTCTGACTACTTCGCAGGGAAGAACCCCACTGGGCATTTTCAGATACTGGATTTTGGTACGACTCTTTTGGGTCGCGAGGAGCAAATCTCCGCTCTCAATGACTTCGCTGCAGATCCCACACAGCGCGTATGCATCTTGAGTGGCAAGGGCGGTATCGGCAAGAGTAAGCTCCTGTTCGATTGGGCGAACTCGAGGCCGAAGGAGGTGATTTTCCTGAAGGACGAACCGTTATGGCTCGGGGATTCAGAAAAAGAGATCCCCGCCGATTGCCAGTTCGTCATCGTTGACGATGCGCACCGTCAGCCCGACTTCGGGAAAACCCTGCAGTTGCTTCAGGACACCACGGCGAACAAGAATCTCAAACTGATCGTCTCAACCCGTCCCGGGAGTAAAGAAGGACTGGTTCAACAAATCAACAAGAAGATCAATACCAGCAAGATCTTGCGATTGCCTGATCTGGAAGACCTTACCAAGGATCAGAGCCGCGCTCTCGCGGAGCAAGTATTGGGGGACGAATTCGGTAACTATGCTGAACATCTCGCGGTCATTGGAAGCAACAGTCCGCTGGTCATCGTCGCCGGGGGCAGACTAATCGCCAGCCGGAAGATAGATCCATCTACGCTGACTACCTTGCAGGAGTTCCGGTCCACAATCTTTGGCAGCCTGCTCGACGAGATGGAGTTGAATGGACCGAAGTTCACGATCGATCCACCTCGTCCCGTCCTCGATCTCATCGCAGCGCTTGGGCCAATCGACGTCGAGAAACCCGAATTTCGGGAGGCCGCGGAGAAGATGCTCGACAGGCGGATTGATGAGATTTTCTCGACGATCGATGTCTTAGTCACCGTTGGCGTCATCACACCACGGTCGAAGCCGACACGAGTCATTCCGGACGTACTCTCGGACTTCCTGCTCGAGGCTCGCTGTCTTGACAGCAGGGGACGATCGACGCGATACGCGGATCAAGTGTACGAAGCGTTCGGCGGGCCTTTCTTGAAGAGCCTTATGCGGAATCTATCAGAGCTTGATTGGCGCCGTGGGCAGGTCGCCGACGCCAGCCTCAATCTGCTGGGGGAGATATGGACTGACATCCATCACCGGTTCCGCTCGGGTGACGAATATGCTCGTCACAGCATTCTGACTGATTTGTCCGGCGCTGCAATTTACCAGCCTGACCATGTCATAGGGCTGGTTCGAACCGCGATCGCCAATCCCATCAAAATCGATCCGACATCGGAGGGGAGCCACTACCGTGTTGGTCAAGATTACGTGCTTTCGGTGCTTCCTGGTCTGCTCGAAGCAACGGCATATCATGTGAACTGGACCACAGAATCCATTGACACCCTATGGGAACTGGCACTGCGGCATGGAGGCGACGCTGAAAGCGCCACAGGCGCGAAAGGAGTGTTGAAACGCCTGTCGTCCTGGCATCGATTCGGCAACCCTTCCTTCAACTTCGCCATGCTGCTGCAGGCGATACGACTCACCCGTCGCGCAGACGCGTTTAAGACCGCGTACACTCCGTTCGCCATTATTCGGCAGATCCTAGAGAAAGACGGGGAGTTCAACGAATGGCAGGATGAGATGACCATGTCCTTCGGGGGCTTTGGCCTCAACTATGCGGCCGTGGGACCAGTCCGGGAGAACGCGATCGATTTTCTCGAATCCGTACTTGAAGAAGATGGCAGGCCCGCGGTGCTCGCCGTCGATATTCTGGAACACTTACTGCACAACTATCTCAATCGGATGGGACGCCCATCGACCGAACATGAGAACGAATGGCAGGGCAACGAACGCCAGCGCTGCCTTCAGGTGCTTATCGGTCGTTATGAGCGCACTGCGAGTCCACAACTCAGGGCGGCGATCTTCGATGCGCTTCGTTCGGCTACCGCCGTCAACTGCCCGGAGTCCATCAGGCAGGCAGCATCTGAAGCACTCGCCACGATTGCCGTAAACGACGAAGTTGCGGTGATCGACGCAATCCGCACCGCTGAACACGAACTTCCGGTCCTCTCAACAGACTTCAGCCACCTAGGCTGGGAAGAGTCCATTACAAAATTGATGGAAAAGGGGCGCGCGAGTTTAGAGCGCCTTATTGCATCGACGGGCAGCCAGGCCCGGTTTACCATTGATCAGACCCGCGCTTGCCTCGAACTGCAAATGACAACCGGCGGCTTCCACCGGTTCATGTTTGCCTTTGCTGATCGCCCCGAGTTTCTCTCTGAGATGGCGGACCAATTGATCACCCATCCGCACTTGGACGAGATGGTAGGTCAACTGTCGTCGGTCATGGGATCGATCCACGCTTCCGATCCAGCGGCGTTTCGCCAGCGGGCTCTCTCGGCGCTCGAAGCTGGTGCAGTGCATGTGATCCATGCCTCGGCGAACAATCTTCGCGTATTCGCGGATGCCACCGAGCAGGACATCGCTGTAATCCAGGCCTACGGGGGCTACCCCGATCCCGTAACAAAACGTGGAGCTATCCACGCGATTGCTTACATGGGAAAGTTCACGGAGCTCCGTCAGAGTCTAAAAGAAGCTGCCCTGTCGATTCACGCCGAAGGGGATAAATTCATCGCCACCGACCTTGTGGATGCCTTTGGGATCTACGGGGTCCCGTTGACAAGCCTGACCCGCGAGGAAGCGGCAGCGGTGGTGATGGAGTTTCTCCCAGTAGAAGACTGGGACCACGATCAGGCCGCCATTCCGCGATTCCTCAGTGTCTTCGTGAACCTGTTTCCGGACGAGACCTACGACCTGTTGCTCAAGCGGATCGAGACGTCTATCCAATCGCGAGTCGCGGGTCGGAGTCGTTACCGTACCTTTGATCTGGTTCGCGGGAGCATCTCCTTCGGCGGGGTCCCCGCCGAGAAGCGTGCCCAACTGGCCAAGGACTGCATCGACCGGGTCATGGCCAGCGAGTCAGTGGAGGAACTTGCCGAGCTCTACTGGGCTGTCGCCGGATATGATACTGCCGCATACGATCAGGTTCTTGTCGCAGCTTCAAACACTACCGACCAGGGCGTGCACAACTTGGTTGTCCTCATCGACAAGGCGATCCCTAACTTTATCTTCATCAACCCGGGCTTTGCGAAAGACCTCGTTAGATCGTTCATCGGCGAACGGAGACAGCTCATAGTAGATGCGCTTGCCAATCAAGTAACCCACCTTGGGTCAGGTGTCTACGCGGGGAGCACAGAAGATTTCATGCAGAACAGGCGCAAGCGAATCAAGGACGGGGTCGCTGCCTTTCCGGAGGAGCCTGGCTTTGAGGATCTTATGCGGGCGCTCAGGCGCTTCGTGTAA
- a CDS encoding 2OG-Fe(II) oxygenase, which translates to MTRNGRTLQSGFLMRRKPFPHFIADEFFTKTESKMLLKWLETSQEWKQTVGSYFDYDRILVGSAKLPAPVSRLLKSRSIERLRELVEEHFKREMSTGARIMAHRLRPGNGIGLHTDESVVGVVLNIYLNRHWDDAYGGHLVLFNSNNERDVASIIRPEHGRAVALLVDSKSFHAVSEVCKGQRFAISYFFRAL; encoded by the coding sequence ATGACACGTAATGGAAGAACGTTACAGAGTGGGTTCCTGATGCGCCGGAAGCCCTTTCCCCACTTCATTGCTGATGAGTTCTTTACTAAGACTGAAAGTAAGATGTTATTAAAATGGCTAGAGACGTCCCAGGAGTGGAAGCAAACGGTCGGTTCTTACTTCGATTACGACCGCATATTGGTAGGAAGCGCAAAGCTGCCCGCGCCTGTTTCCCGGCTACTTAAATCCCGGTCAATTGAACGACTGAGGGAGCTAGTTGAAGAGCATTTCAAGAGAGAGATGAGCACAGGAGCGAGGATCATGGCTCATAGACTCAGGCCCGGTAACGGCATAGGCCTCCACACTGATGAGTCTGTTGTTGGCGTCGTTTTGAACATTTACCTCAATCGACATTGGGATGATGCGTATGGCGGTCACTTGGTTCTTTTCAATAGTAACAATGAGAGGGATGTGGCCTCGATTATCCGCCCCGAACATGGGAGAGCGGTCGCGTTGCTTGTAGATTCAAAATCATTTCATGCTGTAAGCGAGGTTTGTAAAGGACAACGTTTTGCAATCAGCTATTTTTTCCGTGCGCTTTAG
- the yhhC gene encoding cyclophane-containing peptide 2OG-Fe(II) oxygenase YhhC, with the protein MKHSESEVNVWVPLLGAKRELKPFRHCVDSSFYPKSVSRRVLTWLADEVNWRYGRTAFYEQFAIPLMDVEIPKDLLPAFSQRSLGLLRRQVENHFQTALEPNVDIAALKFVQGHGIGVHTDFGEEPESHRVVVQLNRGRIASQGGELVFLRTRRETDVDLIFSQAHNLAIAFEIGPNSYHALSEVESGECYMVVYSFRPLPKRA; encoded by the coding sequence TTGAAGCATTCAGAATCTGAGGTCAATGTGTGGGTACCACTACTAGGAGCCAAAAGGGAGCTGAAGCCTTTTAGGCATTGCGTCGATAGCTCGTTCTATCCGAAATCGGTCTCGCGGCGTGTGCTCACATGGCTGGCTGATGAGGTTAATTGGCGATACGGACGCACTGCCTTTTACGAACAATTTGCCATCCCCCTCATGGATGTAGAGATTCCGAAAGATCTCTTGCCAGCCTTCTCGCAAAGAAGTCTGGGGCTGCTTCGTCGTCAGGTTGAAAATCATTTCCAGACCGCCCTAGAGCCCAATGTGGACATTGCGGCTCTCAAATTTGTTCAAGGTCATGGCATAGGCGTTCATACTGATTTTGGCGAGGAGCCGGAAAGTCATCGTGTAGTTGTTCAATTGAATAGAGGAAGAATCGCCAGCCAAGGAGGTGAGTTGGTATTCCTGAGAACTCGCCGTGAGACAGATGTGGACTTAATCTTTAGTCAGGCCCACAATCTCGCGATTGCATTCGAAATTGGACCTAACTCCTATCACGCGTTATCCGAAGTTGAGTCCGGAGAATGCTACATGGTCGTGTATTCTTTTCGACCGCTCCCGAAAAGAGCATGA
- a CDS encoding radical SAM protein, which produces MLGSARYTPPAAPTANSTRTRAFLRTFVVDSLLLKLCSRCNINCTYCYWFRDGSAYSMSKLLTRDAEKLLLRRLEQHIIRYQLKHFAICFHGGEPLLFGKRRFGTLCSSLRRLQESLACSIDLTIQTNGILIDEEWCSLFRYFRVSPSLSLDGPGELHDHNRIDHVGRGTYSQVVTALHLLQSEGFTPGVLAVCNPGSSAADLCNHFVKDLNVRWFDVLFPDVTHHDIVRPVASYFKDLFDRWYDDLRYQGITIRVAENLLLGVLGRRSTSESLGLGPLTTFAITPDGSFELCDVFHSVGLNAACAGLNLASNNLQEIVTSPRWVEVLNASLDLAGVCKRCRFYSACGGGYVPNRWSNEMRYDNPSAYCSDLQDIFRHVSNRVLSSGLPQVTVPPQLEQATL; this is translated from the coding sequence GTGTTGGGATCTGCGCGCTACACACCACCTGCCGCCCCCACGGCCAATTCGACACGTACGCGCGCTTTCCTTCGGACTTTTGTTGTAGACAGCCTCCTCTTAAAGCTCTGCTCGCGATGCAATATCAATTGCACGTATTGCTACTGGTTCCGCGATGGATCAGCATACTCGATGTCAAAACTGTTGACCCGAGATGCTGAGAAACTCCTATTGCGGCGGCTTGAACAGCACATCATTCGTTACCAACTGAAGCATTTTGCCATATGTTTCCACGGGGGCGAACCGCTGCTGTTCGGAAAACGACGCTTTGGCACACTCTGCTCTAGTCTCAGACGCTTACAGGAATCTCTCGCTTGCTCGATTGACTTGACTATTCAAACTAACGGAATCCTGATAGATGAAGAGTGGTGTAGCCTTTTTCGCTACTTCCGCGTAAGCCCCTCTCTCAGTTTGGATGGCCCAGGCGAGCTGCATGACCACAACCGTATAGACCATGTTGGGCGTGGTACTTATAGCCAGGTTGTAACTGCCCTTCATCTGCTTCAATCGGAGGGCTTCACGCCCGGAGTTTTGGCCGTATGTAATCCTGGCTCTTCAGCCGCGGATTTATGTAATCACTTTGTAAAAGACCTCAATGTTCGTTGGTTTGATGTGCTTTTCCCCGATGTAACGCACCACGACATCGTCAGGCCTGTGGCTTCGTATTTCAAGGATCTCTTTGACCGTTGGTATGACGATCTGAGGTATCAAGGCATCACTATTCGCGTTGCGGAAAACCTATTGCTTGGTGTCTTGGGCAGGCGATCTACAAGTGAAAGTCTTGGTTTGGGTCCTTTGACAACATTTGCTATTACGCCCGACGGTTCGTTTGAACTTTGCGATGTCTTTCACAGCGTCGGGCTAAACGCCGCCTGCGCGGGCTTGAATCTTGCCTCCAACAATCTCCAAGAGATTGTAACTTCGCCCCGGTGGGTGGAAGTTCTCAATGCATCTTTGGATTTGGCAGGAGTCTGCAAGCGGTGTCGATTCTACAGTGCCTGCGGCGGAGGCTACGTACCGAATCGGTGGTCCAATGAGATGCGCTACGACAACCCAAGCGCCTACTGTTCTGACCTTCAGGATATCTTTAGACACGTTTCGAACAGAGTCTTGTCATCCGGGTTGCCGCAAGTGACTGTGCCACCTCAGTTGGAACAAGCCACGCTATAA